Proteins encoded by one window of Panicum virgatum strain AP13 chromosome 7N, P.virgatum_v5, whole genome shotgun sequence:
- the LOC120681865 gene encoding protein DETOXIFICATION 16-like, with protein sequence MIPSMDEALLGNGVQKTRGVGENLVLPEVRKQLHLAGPLIAAWILQNIVQMISVMFVGHLGELALSSASIATSFAGVTGLSLLSGMASSLDTLCGQAFGAKQYYLLGIYKQRAILVLTLVSLVVAVIWSYTGQILLVFGQDPEIAAGAGSYIRWMIPALFVYGPLQCHVRFLQTQNIVLPVMLSSGVTALNHLLVCWLLVYKIGLGNKGAALANAISYLTNVSILAIYVRLAPVCKNTWRGFSKEAFHNIPSFLRLGVPSALMVCLEWWSFELLVLLSGLLPNPKLETSVLSISLNTGSLAFMIPFGLSAAISTRVSNELGAGRPQAAHLATRVVMVLAIVVGILIGLAMILVRNLWGYAYSTEEEVVKYISKMMPILAVSFLFDCVQCVLSGVARGCGWQKIGACVNLGAYYLIGIPAAFFFAFVYHLGGMGLWLGIICALVVQMLLLLTITLCSNWEQEALKAKDRIFSSSLPVDMTT encoded by the exons ATGATACCAAGCATGGATGAAGCCCTTCTTGGCAATGGTGTTCAGAAGACCAGAGGGGTAGGAGAGAACCTGGTGCTGCCTGAGGTCAGAAAGCAGCTGCACCTTGCTGGGCCACTCATTGCCGCATGGATCCTGCAGAACATCGTCCAGATGATATCTGTCATGTTTGTTGGTCACCTCGGTGAGCTTGCACTCTCCAGTGCCTCCATCGCCACCTCTTTTGCAGGTGTTACTGGCCTCAGCTTATTG TCTGGCATGGCAAGCAGCTTGGACACACTGTGTGGGCAAGCCTTTGGGGCAAAGCAGTACTATCTTCTCGGTATCTACAAGCAGAGGGCCATCCTTGTTCTCACTCTGGTGAGCCTTGTGGTTGCTGTTATCTGGTCGTACACTGGCCAGATCCTTCTAGTCTTTGGTCAGGACCCAGAGATTGCAGCTGGAGCAGGGAGCTACATCCGGTGGATGATTCCAGCGCTGTTTGTGTACGGGCCACTGCAGTGCCATGTCCGGTTCCTACAGACGCAGAACATAGTCCTTCCAGTGATGCTGAGCTCAGGTGTTACAGCGCTTAACCATCTGCTAGTGTGCTGGCTGCTGGTGTACAAGATTGGTCTGGGCAACAAGGGTGCTGCCTTGGCCAATGCCATTTCGTACCTGACCAACGTCTCCATCCTGGCAATCTACGTCAGGCTTGCACCAGTCTGTAAGAACACCTGGAGAGGGTTCTCGAAGGAGGCTTTTCACAACATCCCCAGCTTCTTGAGGCTTGGTGTTCCATCTGCACTGATGGTTTG CTTGGAATGGTGGTCATTTGAGCTCCTGGTGCTGCTTTCTGGACTTCTCCCAAACCCAAAGCTTGAGACATCGGTTTTGTCGATTTC CTTGAACACAGGCTCTTTAGCATTTATGATTCCTTTTGGGCTTAGTGCAGCCATCAG CACTCGTGTTTCAAATGAGCTCGGTGCTGGACGACCCCAAGCTGCCCATCTGGCTACCCGTGTGGTCATGGTGCTGGCTATCGTGGTTGGCATATTAATCGGACTGGCTATGATTTTGGTTCGCAATTTATGGGGATACGCATACAGTACGGAGGAGGAAGTGGTGAAATACATCTCCAAAATGATGCCGATCCTGGCCGTGTCATTCTTGTTTGATTGCGTGCAGTGTGTTCTTTCAG GTGTTGCTAGGGGTTGTGGGTGGCAAAAGATTGGTGCTTGTGTTAACCTTGGTGCGTACTACCTGATTGGAATTCCAGCAGCCTTCTTTTTCGCCTTCGTTTACCATCTAGGTGGAATG GGACTTTGGCTGGGAATAATCTGCGCACTCGTCGTCCAGATGCTATTGCTTCTCACAATTACTCTGTGCAGCAACTGGGAGCAAGAA GCTTTGAAGGCAAAGGACAGAATTTTCAGTTCATCCCTACCAGTAGACATGACGACATGA
- the LOC120681863 gene encoding cysteine-rich receptor-like protein kinase 10, which produces MAFPAMAAIVLLLLLLPFADAETPWQLCGSRGNYTAGSNYQSNLNQLSAALPRKASSNTTLFATGTAGTIPDMVYALALCRGDINASPCNSCVATGFQDAQQLCAFAKDATVYYDSCLLRFSNTNFFATTTDNDVLLILMNTENFTESADSMRLMLFTLLNATSQDAASRSKRFTTARLDISSLPTMYCLVQCTPDLTAGECAACLRGFPQLTFRYLDGSQGGRLIGVRCNMRYEIYPFYQGDPMLRIISLAPAVPAINGTPPETPVTVFSQPQPPPAIIRAGPAQEQRGRKNKLWSIGVAVPLLAILLCCITFLWVRRRKKGNVSLQDKAGMDRTEENALVWRIEEKSSGFTLFDLSQLQRATENFSEGNRLGRGGFGPVYKGQLSDGQEIAVKRLASHSGQGFTEFRNEVELIAKLQHTNLVRLLGCCIEGEEKILVYEYMPNKSLDFFIFDENQSSSLNWSKRRVIIEGIAQGLLYLHKHSRLRVIHRDLKASNILLDQDMNPKISDFGLARIFGSNDTEGNTKRVVGTYGYMSPEYAYKGIYSVKSDVFSFGVLLLEILSGKRNSSSHQFGDFINLLGYTWHLWEEGRWLELVEASISKEMHEAQARRYINIALMCVQENADDRPTMSDVVAALNSESVVLPEPKHPAYFNLSVQSNGISYCC; this is translated from the exons ATGGCGTttcccgccatggccgccatcgTGCTGCTCCTTCTCCTGTTGCCGTTCGCCGATGCCGAAACACCATGGCAGTTGTGCGGCAGCAGAGGCAATTACACGGCGGGGAGCAACTACCAATCCAACCTAAATCAGCTGTCGGCAGCCCTCCCCAGGAAAGCCTCGTCCAACACGACCCTCTTCGCCACGGGCACTGCCGGCACGATCCCGGACATGGTCTACGCCCTCGCGCTCTGCCGCGGGGACATCAACGCCTCCCCCTGCAACAGCTGCGTCGCCACAGGCTTCCAGGACGCGCAGCAGCTCTGCGCGTTCGCTAAGGACGCCACCGTGTACTACGATTCCTGCCTCCTCCGCTTCTCCAACACAAACTTCTTCGCAACGACCACCGACAACGATGTTTTGCTGATCCTCATGAACACCGAGAACTTCACGGAGAGCGCCGACTCCATGAGGCTCATGCTGTTCACGCTGCTGAACGCCACGTCCCAGGACGCGGCCAGCAGGTCGAAGAGGTTCACGACAGCGCGCCTGGACATCAGCTCCCTGCCTACGATGTACTGCCTGGTGCAGTGCACGCCcgacctcaccgccggcgagtgCGCGGCGTGTCTGCGGGGCTTCCCGCAGCTGACGTTTAGGTACCTCGACGGGAGCCAAGGAGGTCGATTGATCGGGGTGCGGTGTAACATGAGGTACGAGATCTACCCTTTCTACCAAGGGGACCCGATGCTGCGTATTATCTCGCTGGCCCCTGCTGTACCGGCGATCAATGGCACACCGCCGGAAACGCCAGTCACAGTGTTttcgcagccgcagccgccaccaGCGATAATCCGAGCCGGTCCAGCACAAGAACAGAGAG GGCGCAAAAATAAGCTGTGGAGTATTGGTGTAGCAGTTCCTTTGCTGGCAATTCTACTCTGCTGTATTACGTTTCTATGGGTGAGGAGACGCAAGAAAG GAAATGTGAGCTTGCAGGACAAAGCTGGTATGGATAGGACTGAAGAAAACGCCTTGGTTTGGAGAATTGAAGAGAAGAGTTCAGGGTTCACTCTTTTTGACCTTTCCCAGTTACAGCGGGCCACGGAAAACTTTTCTGAAGGAAACAGACTTGGACGGGGAGGTTTTGGCCCTGTGTATAAG GGGCAATTATCGGATGGGCAGGAAATTGCAGTTAAAAGGCTTGCATCGCATTCAGGGCAGGGTTTTACAGAGTTCAGGAATGAAGTCGAACTTATAGCGAAACTGCAACATACAAATTTGGTTAGGCTCTTAGGATGCTGCATTGAAGGAGAGGAAAAAATTTTGGTCTATGAATATATGCCAAATAAAAGCCTGGACTTCTTTATCTTTG ATGAAAACCAAAGCAGTTCACTTAATTGGAGTAAACGACGTGTTATAATAGAAGGAATAGCACAAGGTCTACTGTACTTGCACAAACACTCCCGGCTGCGCGTCATACATCGAGATCTTAAAGCTAGCAACATTCTCTTGGACCAGGATATGAACCCCAAAATTTCGGATTTTGGgcttgcaagaatttttggctCCAATGATACCGAAGGAAACACAAAAAGGGTGGTCGGAACATA TGGTTATATGTCTCCAGAGTATGCCTATAAAGGTATCTATTCCGTTAAATCCGACGTATTTAGCTTTGGTGTTCTACTTCTTGAGATCCTTAGCGGAAAGCGGAATTCCAGTTCTCACCAATTTGGAGACTTCATTAACCTTCTTGGATAT ACCTGGCACCTGTGGGAGGAAGGAAGATGGCTTGAGCTTGTAGAAGCATCAATTTCTAAGGAGATGCATGAa gcACAGGCTAGGAGGTACATTAACATCGCGCTAATGTGTGTCCAAGAGAATGCAGACGATCGGCCCACCATGTCAGACGTTGTTGCCGCGCTAAATAGTGAGAGTGTGGTTCTACCTGAGCCTAAGCATCCGGCGTACTTCAACCTGAGTGTCCAAAGCAATGGAATCAGCTACTGTTGTTGA
- the LOC120683020 gene encoding heavy metal-associated isoprenylated plant protein 27-like, whose amino-acid sequence MGIVDVVSVFCALPRTRRHLKKRKEFQTVEMKMRIDCEGCERKVRKALEGMEGVSSVEVAPRQHKVTVAGYVDAGKVMRRVARRTGKRVEPWPYVPYDVVAHPYAPGAYDKKAPPGYVRNVVADPAAAPLARASSTEVRYTAAFSDENPNAACAVM is encoded by the exons ATGGGCATCGTCGACGTCGTCTCCGTGTTCTGCGCGCTGCCGAGGACTCGCCGGCACctcaagaagaggaaggagttCCAG ACGGTGGAGATGAAGATGCGGATCGACTGCGAAGGGTGCGAGCGCAAGGTGCGCAAGGCGCTGGAGGGCATGGAGGGCGTGAGCTCCGTGGAGGTGGCGCCGCGCCAGCACAAGGTGACGGTGGCCGGGTACGTCGACGCCGGCAAGGTGATGCGGCGGGTGGCGCGCCGGACGGGCAAGCGGGTGGAGCCCTGGCCCTACGTGCCGTACGACGTGGTGGCGCACCCCTACGCGCCCGGCGCCTACGACAAGAAGGCGCCGCCCGGCTACGTGCGCAACGTCGtcgccgaccccgccgccgcgccgctcgcccggGCCTCGTCCACCGAGGTCAGGTACACCGCCGCCTTCAGCGACGAGAACCCCAacgccgcctgcgccgtcaTGTAG